From Streptomyces sp. SCSIO 75703:
GCGGCGCGACGGGTGAGCGGGGCGTTCACGGCGCCGGTCGTGGACGCCGACCCCGATGCGGTGCGCCCCTGGATGGCCACCCTGTACATCCCCGGCCCCACCCTCGCCGACGAGGTGAAGCGGAACGGCCCCCTGGAGCACGGGCGGCTGCGCCGGCTGATGGCGGGGCTCGCCGAGGCGCTGCGCGACATCCACCGGGTCGGGGTCGTCCACCGGGACCTGAAGCCGAGCAACGTGCTGCTCGCCGAGGACGGCCCGAAGGTCATCGACTTCGGCATCTCCCGGCCCAAGGACAGCGAACTGCGCACCGAGACGGGCAAGCTGATCGGCACGCCGCCGTTCATGGCACCGGAGCAGTTCCGCCGGCCCCGGGAGGTGGGACCGGCCGCGGACGTCTTCGCGCTCGGTTCGCTGCTGGTGCACGCGGCGACCGGCCGGGGCCCCTTCGACTCGGACAGCCCGTACGTCGTGGCGTACCAGGTCGTGCACGACGAGCCCGACCTGACGGGGCTGCCGGGGAGCCTGGCCCCGCTGGTGCGGAGCTGTCTGGCGAAGGAGCCGGAGGACCGGCCCACGCCGGACGAGCTGATGCGGCGGCTGCGGACGGTGGCGGCCTCGTACGACACCCAGACGTTCACACCGGCCCCACGGGACCCGTCACAGGACACGCCCGGGGCGCTCCGGGACAGCGTGCCGGAAGGGGACACGCCCGGGGACCACGGGACGGCGGCCGGCACGCCGGGCCCCGCGCCGGGCGACACGCCGGAGGACGGCCCCGCGGCGCGGGACACGCCCGGCCTCCCGCACGCCGGCCCGCCGGACGGCGGCCTCCCGGCGTCCGGCCCGTCCGCCACCCGGCCCCCTCCCCCGCGCCGCCGCGCCCGTCGGTTCGCGCTCGGGGCCGGTGTGGCCGGCGTCGTCGCGGCCGGGGCGCTCGTCCTGGTCCTGCCCTCGCAGGGCACGGACCCGAGGACGCCGGTGCCGCAGGCCGCGGCGTCCCCCTTCGGTACCTGGCGGACGGCGCCCGACGAGGAGCCGGGCGTCTCGCACTGCTCGTACGGCGGCGGACGGCTGCTGTGCGCGCGGCCCGGACTCGTCTTCGCGCTCGATCCCTCCGACGGGAGGGTGCTGTGGCGCCACCCCGTCGAGCGGACGGTCGTCGGCGAACCGCCCTCGGTCGCGGACGGCGGCCTCGTCCAGCCCGCCGTCCAGCAGGGCCGCACCCTGACCGCGCTCGACCCCGCCACCGGCGCGGCGGCCCGGAAGGCGGAGCTGCCCGCCTACCAGGGCCTGCGGCGGGCCGGCGGCATGCTGCTGCTCACCGGCGCCGACGGCCGGGTCACCGGCGTGGACGCCGCGACCGGCGAGAGCCGGTGGACGCGCCCGGTCCCGGGCCACCGGATGCCGTACTTCGCGGCGTTCCCCGGCGACCGGCTCGCGTACGCGACGAGCACCAGCGACGACGGGCGGCGCACCCGCGTCACCGCGGTCGACCCGGCCACCGGGACGGTGCGCTGGGACACCGAGATGGACGGTGTGGTGCGTCCGGCCGGCGTGTCCGGCGGGTCCCTGTGCCTGCTGGCCGTCGACCCGGTCTACGGCGACGCCCGCGCCGTGCTGCGCTACACCCCCGGCACCGGCGACCTGCTCCGCGTCGCGCTGCCCGTCCCCCTCGGACAGGCCGAGGCCGCCGTGCGCGGGGACCGGGTGTACCTCATGGGGGACGGCGGCTCGCTGCGGGCGGTCGATCTCGCCGGCCGCGTCCAGCGGTGGAGCCTGGAGACCGGCATGAGCCGCGGTTCGGCGCCCGTCGCCGACGACCGGCACGTGTACGTCGCCGCGCCCGACGGGCGGCTGCTCGGCGTGGACGCCGGCTCGGGCCGCCTGCTCGGCCAGACCCCGCCCCGGCTCGGCACGGCCTCCGACCGGGTCCCCGCCGATCTGGCCCCGCCGGTGCTCGCGGGCGGCCACGTCTTCTCCGGGGCGCCCGACGGCAGCGTCCTCGCCGTGGACGCCCGGGACCCGGCCGCCTGGTAGCGCCGGGCGCGGGCAGCGGCACGAGGGCGGACAACATCACACGCGGGCGGACACGACGACACGCCGAAGGGCCGCCCCCGCGCGGTGGGGGGACGGCCCTTCGGCGTGTCGGACGGACGCGGCCCCCGGTGCCGGGGACCGCCACGGTTCCGGGACGGCCCCGTGGCGCGGCCCCGTACCGGGCGCGGGCTCAGCCCAGCCTGCTCACGTCGCGCACGGCGCCCTTGTCGGCGCTGGTCGCCATGGCGGCGTAGGCGCGCAGGGCGGCGGAGACCTTGCGGTCGCGGTCGCGCGGGACGTACGCGCCGTTCAGGGCGTCGGAGCGGCGGGCCAGCTCGGCGTCGTCCACGAGCAGTTCGACGGAGCGGTTCGGGATGTCGATGCGGATGCGGTCGCCGTCCCGGACCAGGGCGATGGTGCCCCCGGAGGCCGCCTCGGGCGAGGCGTGGCCGATGGACAGGCCCGAGGTGCCGCCCGAGAAACGGCCGTCGGTGATCAGCGCGCACGCCTTCCCGAGGCCGCGGCTCTTGAGGTACGAGGTCGGGTAGAGCATCTCCTGCATGCCGGGGCCGCCCTTGGGGCCCTCGTAGCGGATGACGACGACGTCGCCCTCGGTGACCTGCTTGGTGAGGATCTTCTGGACGGCCTCGTCCTGCGACTCGCACACGACCGCGGGCCCCTCGAAGGTCCAGATCGACTCGTCGACGCCGGCCGTCTTCACCACGCAGCCGTCGACGGCGAGGTTGCCGCGCAGCACCGCGAGGCCGCCGTCCGCGGAGTAGGCGTGCTCGGCGGAGCGGATGCAGCCGCCCTCGGCGTCCTCGTCGAGGGAGTCCCACCGCTCGGACTGGGAGAACGCCTCGGCGGAGCGGACGCAGCCGGGGGCCGCGTGCCACAGTTCGACGGCCTCCGGGGACGGGGAGCCGCCGCGGATGTCCCAGGTCTTCAGCCAGTCGGCGAGGGAGGGGCTGTGCACGGCGTGCACGTCCTCGTTGAGCAGTCCGGCGCGGTGCAGTTCGCCGAGCAGGGCGGGGATGCCGCCGGCCCGGTGCACGTCCTCCATGTAGTACGTGCGGTTCTTGCCCACGTTCGGCGCGACCTTGGCGAGGCAGGGCACGCGGCGGGAGAGGGCGTCGATCTCGGCGAGGCCGAAGGGCACCTCGGCCTCCTGCGCGGCGGCCAGCAGGTGCAGGATCGTGTTGGTCGAGCCGCCCATGGCGATGTCGAGCGCCATGGCGTTCTCGAACGCCTGGAAGGAGGCGACGGCGCGGGGCAGGACCGACTCGTCGTCCTGCTCGTAGTAGCGGCGCGTGATGTCCATGACCGTGCGCGCCGCGTCCTCGTAGAGGGCCTTGCGGGCGGTGTGGGTGGCGAGGACCGAGCCGTTGCCGGGCAGGGAGAGGCCGATGGCCTCGGTGAGGCAGTTCATCGAGTTGGCGGTGAACATGCCGGAACAACTGCCGCAGGTCGGGCAGGCGTTCTCCTCGATGCGCAGCACGTCGGCGTCGGAGACCTTGTCGTCGGCCGCGTCCACCATGGCGTCGATCAGGTCCAGGGTGCGGACCGTGCCGTCGACCAGGGTGGTGCGGCCGGCCTCCATCGGGCCGCCGGAGACGAAGACCGTGGGGATGTTCAGCCGCAGCGCGGCGTTGAGCATGCCCGGGGTGATCTTGTCGCAGTTGGAGATGCAGATCAGGGCGTCGGCGCGGTGCGCCTCGACCATGTACTCCACGCTGTCCGCGATCAGGTCGCGGGAGGGCAGGCTGTAGAGCATGCCGCCGTGGCCCATGGCGATGCCGTCGTCGACGGCGATGGTGTTGAACTCGCGGGGGATGCCGCCCGCGGCGGTCACCGCCTCGCTGACGATCCGGCCGACCGGCGCCAGGTGGGTGTGGCCGGGCACGAACTCGGTGAAGCTGTTGGCGACCGCGATGACGGGCTTGCGCCCGATGTCCGCGCCCGGTACACCGGAGGCGCGCATCAGGGCGCGTGCGCCCGCCATGTTGCGGCCGTGGGTGACTGTGCGGGACCTCAGCTCGGGCATCGTCGCTCGCTCCTTCGGAGAGTTGTGACTGCCGTCGAGCGTACGCCGGACTTCCAGGGGTCGGGACACGGTGTCCGCGATTCGGGACGCACGTCTCGTACGGGAGATGTCGGACGGCCCGGCTCACGGCCCGCCCCGCGCACCCCGGACGACCGGTCCCATCCGGTCTGTCCGCCCTGTCCGGCCCGTCTTGCCTACCCGGTCTATCCGGACCATCCGGCTCCATCCGGCTCCATCCGGCTCCATCCGGTTCTGGATGGTTCCGGCCGGTGCGGACTCGATCAGGGCGTGGTGAGGTGGCCCTGCACGACGGGTGCCAGGCGGGCGACGAGCGTCTCCAGGTCCGCCGAGGCCAGCGGCTCGACCTTGATCACGTACCGGAGGAGGGCGCAGCCCACGAGCTGGGCGGCGGCCAGTTCGGCGCGGAGTTCCGCGTCCGGCAGGTTCAGGTGGGCGGCGACGCGGCCCAGCAGCTGGGCGGCGACCAGGCGGCGGAAGACGGCGGCGGCGGTCTCGTGGTCCAGGGCGGAGCGCAGGATGGCGAGCAGCGGGGCGCGGGTGGCCGGGTTCTCCCAGATGCCGAGGAAGAAGCGGGTCAGCCGCTCGCCGGTCTGGTCGAGGGGCCCCTCGGCGATCTCGCGGGGGGCGCCCAGGGCGGGGGCGAAGGCGACCTCGACGGCCGCCGCGAAGACCTGCTCCTTGGTGCCGAAGTAGTGGTGCACGAGGGCCGGGTCGACACCGGCGGCCTTGGCGACGGCGCGGACGGAGGTCCGTTCGTAGCCGCGCGCGGAGAACTCCTCGCGGGCCGCGGCGAGGATGCGGTCCCGGGTGCCGGCGGACTCGGCGCGCGGGGGCCGGCCGCGGCGCCGGGCGGGCGTGCCGCCGGGGGCGGCGGTCACCGGCGGCCGGCCTTCGCCGCCGCGGCCAGGTGCAGCCGGGTGAAGGCAAGGGCCTCCGCCAGGTCGGACTCGCGTTCGGCGCCGGACATGGCCCTGCGGGTGTTGACCTCGACGACCACGTGGCCGCCGAAGCCGGTGCGGGCCAGGTGCTCCAGCACCTCGGCGCAGGGCTGGGTGCCGCGGCCGGGGACCAGGTGCTCGTCCTTGGCCGAGCCCCGGCCGTCGGCGAGGTGGACGTGGCCGAGCCGGTCGCCCATGCGCGCGATCATGTCGAGGGCGTCGGCGCGGGCGGTGGCCGCGTGACTGAGGTCGATCGTGAAGTGGCGGTAGTCCTCCTTCGTCACGTCCCAGTCGGGCGCGTAGGCGAGCATCTCGCGGTCGCGGTAGCGCCAGGGGTACATGTTCTCGACGGCGAAGCGGACGTCGGTCTCCCCGGCCATGCGCCAGATGCCGTCGACGAAGTCGCGGGCGTACTGGCGCTGCCAGCGGAAGGGGGGGTGCACGACGACAGTGCTCGCGCCGAGCTTCTCGGCGGCGGCGCGGGCGCGCTGGAGCTTGACCCAGGGGTCGGTGGACCAGACGCGCTGGGTGATCAGCAGGCAGGGGGCGTGCACGGCCAGGATCGGCATCCGGTGGTAGTCGCTGAGCCGGCGCAGCGCGTCGACGTCCTGGCTGACGGGGTCGGTCCACACCATGACCTCGACCCCGTCGTAGCCGAGGCGTGCGGCGATCTCGAAGGCCGTCGCCGTCGACTCCGGGTAGACGGAAGCCGTCGACAGGGCGACCTTCGCGTCCGGGATGCGGACGACGTCCCTTGGTTCTGCCACGAGGGCCAGGTTACGGGTCGCCCCGGGCGGGTGCGGGGTGGTCGCGGGCCGTTGTGGCCATCGCCATAGCGGGGGCCCGGCGCGCGGCCGTGGGGGGTACGGGGCCCGGCCGCCGCCGGGGAGCGCCGCCCCGCGGCCCGGGGTCGTCCCCGGGCCCCGGGTCATCCGCCGCCCGGGGGCCGGCCGCGCCCCATGTGGTCGAGGCGGCGCAGGATCACGCCCTCGCGCAAGGCCCACGGGCAGATCT
This genomic window contains:
- a CDS encoding PQQ-binding-like beta-propeller repeat protein, with translation MAPERNAGPDAEAERPEYAGHYRLDARLGSGGMGVVHLARSTSGMRLAVKVVHAQYARDPEFRGRFRQEVAAARRVSGAFTAPVVDADPDAVRPWMATLYIPGPTLADEVKRNGPLEHGRLRRLMAGLAEALRDIHRVGVVHRDLKPSNVLLAEDGPKVIDFGISRPKDSELRTETGKLIGTPPFMAPEQFRRPREVGPAADVFALGSLLVHAATGRGPFDSDSPYVVAYQVVHDEPDLTGLPGSLAPLVRSCLAKEPEDRPTPDELMRRLRTVAASYDTQTFTPAPRDPSQDTPGALRDSVPEGDTPGDHGTAAGTPGPAPGDTPEDGPAARDTPGLPHAGPPDGGLPASGPSATRPPPPRRRARRFALGAGVAGVVAAGALVLVLPSQGTDPRTPVPQAAASPFGTWRTAPDEEPGVSHCSYGGGRLLCARPGLVFALDPSDGRVLWRHPVERTVVGEPPSVADGGLVQPAVQQGRTLTALDPATGAAARKAELPAYQGLRRAGGMLLLTGADGRVTGVDAATGESRWTRPVPGHRMPYFAAFPGDRLAYATSTSDDGRRTRVTAVDPATGTVRWDTEMDGVVRPAGVSGGSLCLLAVDPVYGDARAVLRYTPGTGDLLRVALPVPLGQAEAAVRGDRVYLMGDGGSLRAVDLAGRVQRWSLETGMSRGSAPVADDRHVYVAAPDGRLLGVDAGSGRLLGQTPPRLGTASDRVPADLAPPVLAGGHVFSGAPDGSVLAVDARDPAAW
- the ilvD gene encoding dihydroxy-acid dehydratase; protein product: MPELRSRTVTHGRNMAGARALMRASGVPGADIGRKPVIAVANSFTEFVPGHTHLAPVGRIVSEAVTAAGGIPREFNTIAVDDGIAMGHGGMLYSLPSRDLIADSVEYMVEAHRADALICISNCDKITPGMLNAALRLNIPTVFVSGGPMEAGRTTLVDGTVRTLDLIDAMVDAADDKVSDADVLRIEENACPTCGSCSGMFTANSMNCLTEAIGLSLPGNGSVLATHTARKALYEDAARTVMDITRRYYEQDDESVLPRAVASFQAFENAMALDIAMGGSTNTILHLLAAAQEAEVPFGLAEIDALSRRVPCLAKVAPNVGKNRTYYMEDVHRAGGIPALLGELHRAGLLNEDVHAVHSPSLADWLKTWDIRGGSPSPEAVELWHAAPGCVRSAEAFSQSERWDSLDEDAEGGCIRSAEHAYSADGGLAVLRGNLAVDGCVVKTAGVDESIWTFEGPAVVCESQDEAVQKILTKQVTEGDVVVIRYEGPKGGPGMQEMLYPTSYLKSRGLGKACALITDGRFSGGTSGLSIGHASPEAASGGTIALVRDGDRIRIDIPNRSVELLVDDAELARRSDALNGAYVPRDRDRKVSAALRAYAAMATSADKGAVRDVSRLG
- a CDS encoding TetR family transcriptional regulator — its product is MTAAPGGTPARRRGRPPRAESAGTRDRILAAAREEFSARGYERTSVRAVAKAAGVDPALVHHYFGTKEQVFAAAVEVAFAPALGAPREIAEGPLDQTGERLTRFFLGIWENPATRAPLLAILRSALDHETAAAVFRRLVAAQLLGRVAAHLNLPDAELRAELAAAQLVGCALLRYVIKVEPLASADLETLVARLAPVVQGHLTTP
- a CDS encoding sugar phosphate isomerase/epimerase, encoding MAEPRDVVRIPDAKVALSTASVYPESTATAFEIAARLGYDGVEVMVWTDPVSQDVDALRRLSDYHRMPILAVHAPCLLITQRVWSTDPWVKLQRARAAAEKLGASTVVVHPPFRWQRQYARDFVDGIWRMAGETDVRFAVENMYPWRYRDREMLAYAPDWDVTKEDYRHFTIDLSHAATARADALDMIARMGDRLGHVHLADGRGSAKDEHLVPGRGTQPCAEVLEHLARTGFGGHVVVEVNTRRAMSGAERESDLAEALAFTRLHLAAAAKAGRR